One stretch of Penaeus chinensis breed Huanghai No. 1 chromosome 27, ASM1920278v2, whole genome shotgun sequence DNA includes these proteins:
- the LOC125039492 gene encoding uncharacterized protein LOC125039492 isoform X2 produces the protein MPACSAPNCTNRPERPNGKTFHLFPKDGSLRQQWVREVNREYWTPSKRSLLCSDHFTESCFDKTGQTTRLKDNAVPTLFDIPAPTRKKARPREEPPESETMVPAQRGRPRKKQKQETSTKLSREELEAKLQLLEEHNKKLTKLLSRSPRPSTVTETKKTESKNKNIFVFRYPRRQILLKVAYLGWDYQSCASQEEIQQSIEDKLLQALLKTNLTESIISSKFERCSSNSEGFSPFDQVISIIVRSNLKSGLGVIPPDKKAGSAVEENPTLPLCAEENGEQEIDYTRVVNEALPMEIRLLAWCPVQAGYSPKSKSPIKTFKYFFPRGSLNIELMNEAAQHLIGRNDFRNFYSKETVKDLGSVSRNIISSTVLPTCCDLKALYSESCQCASNPKEKDSEPKENVVHRPARGDQRRGKRLENAPEVTLRRADDKDVGGQSNREEGYDMCVATLKGEDFLCEEVRKIMALLFSVGVGKAEPDSVVAMLDASKQPRKKQHLITSEVPLVLFKAVYEEEGWHWDSKALRQVISQLQAFWMQQAVRASAMRHILKDLENQYSIISRKDLIDPLPQDQCENLVGKDSSSVFQIVAKTTQNDEADFNHTATLLLIEFIRQRFQRFLLIHSRAVVYREVQEELCFRGFSFTIEKIRRKWNNLITTYRRIKEKNSEDPKVKIMWDYFQLLDDLLGTTVLTVPPECEVQSGNSSGSKGPVAPQSTLQTEEVPLTKPASPAKASAPSKLASTPTKAHSPEKMEAPKNSQVFRPNVPIKSEERAEPPVIHIVQSSAGTTLTVPPRSPSAPLHSEKTVVLQTSTPRVEKVQVNGKASDPSTVFLEYQIEQGERRLDVMDEYFEYMKERLTKKMEYKREKALRDSKSIKVLREIGDASENLKKGLLEVKAPEGIKATGEC, from the exons ATGCCTGCTTGTTCTGCTCCAAATTGCACAAATAGGCCGGAGAGACCCAATGGAAAAACATTTCACCT CTTCCCCAAGGATGGTTCGCTGAGGCAGCAGTGGGTGAGGGAGGTCAACCGTGAGTATTGGACACCATCCAAGAGGTCACTCCTCTGCTCTGACCATTTTACCGAGTCGTGCTTTGATAAGACGGGCCAGACCACCAGACTAAAAGACAATGCTGTGCCGACGCTTTTCGATATACCTGCACCCACGAggaagaag GCCAGGCCAAGAGAAGAGCCTCCGGAGAGTGAGACGATGGTTCCTGCACAGAGGGGTCGGCcgaggaaaaaacagaaacaggaaaCCAGCACCAAATTAAGTCGTGAG GAACTTGAGGCAAAATTGCAGCTGCTAGAGGAACACAACAAGAAATTGACAAAGCTGCTTTCACGGAGTCCACGACCCTCAACAGTGACTGAGACTAAGAAGACGGAGAGCAAGAATAAAAACATCTTTGTCTTCAG GTATCCAAGGAGGCAGATCTTGTTGAAAGTGGCATATCTTGGGTGGGACTACCAGAGCTGTGCATCGCAGGAAGAAATCCAACAAAGTATTGAAGATAAATTACTGCAAGCACTTCTGAAAACAAATTTAACAGAATCTATTATTAGTTCAAAGTTTGAAAG GTGCAGCAGCAACAGTGAAGGCTTCAGCCCCTTTGACCAAGTAATCTCTATCATAGTCCGAAGTAATCTTAAGTCTGGCCTGGGAGTCATTCCTCCAGACAAAAAAGCAGGGTCAGCAGTGGAAGAGAACCCAACATTGCCTCTGTGTGCAGAAGAGAATGGCGAGCAGGAGATTGATTACACAAGAGTAGTGAATGAAG CTTTACCCATGGAGATTCGGCTGCTGGCTTGGTGTCCAGTTCAGGCTGGATATTCGCCCAAATCTAAGAGCCCCATAAAAACCTTCAAGTATTTTTTTCCAAGAGGAAGCTTGAATATTGAG CTCATGAATGAAGCCGCTCAACACCTCATCGGGCGAAACGACTTTAGAAATTTTTACAGCAAGGAGACAGTCAAAGATCTTGGTAGTGTCAGCAGGAACATAATCTCGTCCACTGTATTGCCAACTTGCTGTGACCTCAAGGCTCTCTACAGTGAATCCTGCCAATGTGCCAGCAACCCTAAGGAAAAGGATAGTGAGCCCAAGGAGAACGTTGTACATAGGCCAGCCCGAGGAGATCAAAGGAGAGGGAAGCGTCTTGAAAACGCTCCTGAAGTGACACTCAGGAGAGCAGATGATAAGGATGTAGGGGGTCAGAGTAATAGAGAGGAAGGATACGACATGTGTGTGGCAACCCTCAAAGGAGAGGACTTTCTGTgcgaggaagtgaggaagatcATGGCACTGCTCTTCAGCGTGGGAGTGGGGAAGGCAGAGCCGGATTCTGTTGTGGCAATGTTGGATGCTAGCAAACAGCCAAG AAAGAAACAGCACTTGATTACAAGTGAAGTACCACTGGTCCTCTTCAAAGCAGTTTATGAAGAAGAGGGCTGGCACTGGGATAGCAAAGCTCTGCGGCAGGTGATTTCACAACTTCAGGCTTTCTGGATGCAGCAGGCTGTTCG AGCCAGTGCTATGAGACACATCCTTAAGGACTTGGAGAACCAGTACTCCATCATCTCCAGAAAAGACCTAATTGATCCTCTACCTCAGGATCAGTGTGAAAATTTAGTCGGCAAAGACTCCTCCTCAGTGTTTCAGATTGTTGCCAAAACCACTCAGAATG ACGAGGCAGACTTCAACCACACTGCCACCCTTCTGTTGATCGAATTCATCCGCCAGAGATTCCAGAGGTTTCTCCTGATACACTCCCGTGCTGTGGTGTACAGGGAGGTGCAGGAGGAACTGTGTTTCAGGGGCTTTTCCTTTACCATTGAGAAGATCAGGAGGAAGTGGAATAACCTGATCACTACATAccggagaataaaggagaagaacagCGAAGATCCGAAAGTCAAAATAATGTGGGATTACTTCCAG CTACTGGATGATCTTTTAGGAACAACAGTTCTCACTGTGCCACCAGAATGTGAAGTTCAAAGTGGTAATAGCAGTGGCAGTAAAGGTCCTGTGGCACCCCAGTCTACCCTCCAAACTGAGGAAGTGCCTCTGACAAAACCAGCCTCCCCAGCAAAGGCATCAGCCCCTTCAAAACTTGCTTCAACACCCACTAAAGCCCATTCTCCAGAGAAGATGGAGGCACCGAAAAATTCCCAGGTCTTCCGTCCAAATGTCCCTATCAAGTCTGAAGAAAGAGCCGAACCACCAGTTATCCACATAGTGCAGTCTTCAGCAGGTACAACACTCACTGTGCCTCCAAGGTCACCCAGTGCACCCCTGCATAGTGAAAAGACAGTTGTGCTGCAGACCTCAACACCTAGGGTAGAGAAAGTACAAGTCAATGGCAAGGCGTCTGACCCATCAACAGTCTTCCTTGAATATCAGATTGAGCAAGGGGAGCGGCGGCTGGATGTCATGGATGAGTATTTCGAGTACATGAAGGAAAGGTTAACAAAGAAAATGGAGTACAAACGGGAGAAAGCCCTGAGGGACAGCAAGAGTATCAAAGTGCTTCGGGAAATTGGAGATGCTTCTGAAAACCTGAAGAAGGGTTTGCTGGAAGTGAAGGCTCCTGAGGGAATAAAAGCAACTGGAGAGTGTTAG
- the LOC125039492 gene encoding uncharacterized protein LOC125039492 isoform X1, whose translation MPACSAPNCTNRPERPNGKTFHLFPKDGSLRQQWVREVNREYWTPSKRSLLCSDHFTESCFDKTGQTTRLKDNAVPTLFDIPAPTRKKARPREEPPESETMVPAQRGRPRKKQKQETSTKLSREELEAKLQLLEEHNKKLTKLLSRSPRPSTVTETKKTESKNKNIFVFRYPRRQILLKVAYLGWDYQSCASQEEIQQSIEDKLLQALLKTNLTESIISSKFERCSSNSEGFSPFDQVISIIVRSNLKSGLGVIPPDKKAGSAVEENPTLPLCAEENGEQEIDYTRVVNEALPMEIRLLAWCPVQAGYSPKSKSPIKTFKYFFPRGSLNIELMNEAAQHLIGRNDFRNFYSKETVKDLGSVSRNIISSTVLPTCCDLKALYSESCQCASNPKEKDSEPKENVVHRPARGDQRRGKRLENAPEVTLRRADDKDVGGQSNREEGYDMCVATLKGEDFLCEEVRKIMALLFSVGVGKAEPDSVVAMLDASKQPRKKQHLITSEVPLVLFKAVYEEEGWHWDSKALRQVISQLQAFWMQQAVRASAMRHILKDLENQYSIISRKDLIDPLPQDQCENLVGKDSSSVFQIVAKTTQNDHEYSTSKPSAAGNDNKNQDEADFNHTATLLLIEFIRQRFQRFLLIHSRAVVYREVQEELCFRGFSFTIEKIRRKWNNLITTYRRIKEKNSEDPKVKIMWDYFQLLDDLLGTTVLTVPPECEVQSGNSSGSKGPVAPQSTLQTEEVPLTKPASPAKASAPSKLASTPTKAHSPEKMEAPKNSQVFRPNVPIKSEERAEPPVIHIVQSSAGTTLTVPPRSPSAPLHSEKTVVLQTSTPRVEKVQVNGKASDPSTVFLEYQIEQGERRLDVMDEYFEYMKERLTKKMEYKREKALRDSKSIKVLREIGDASENLKKGLLEVKAPEGIKATGEC comes from the exons ATGCCTGCTTGTTCTGCTCCAAATTGCACAAATAGGCCGGAGAGACCCAATGGAAAAACATTTCACCT CTTCCCCAAGGATGGTTCGCTGAGGCAGCAGTGGGTGAGGGAGGTCAACCGTGAGTATTGGACACCATCCAAGAGGTCACTCCTCTGCTCTGACCATTTTACCGAGTCGTGCTTTGATAAGACGGGCCAGACCACCAGACTAAAAGACAATGCTGTGCCGACGCTTTTCGATATACCTGCACCCACGAggaagaag GCCAGGCCAAGAGAAGAGCCTCCGGAGAGTGAGACGATGGTTCCTGCACAGAGGGGTCGGCcgaggaaaaaacagaaacaggaaaCCAGCACCAAATTAAGTCGTGAG GAACTTGAGGCAAAATTGCAGCTGCTAGAGGAACACAACAAGAAATTGACAAAGCTGCTTTCACGGAGTCCACGACCCTCAACAGTGACTGAGACTAAGAAGACGGAGAGCAAGAATAAAAACATCTTTGTCTTCAG GTATCCAAGGAGGCAGATCTTGTTGAAAGTGGCATATCTTGGGTGGGACTACCAGAGCTGTGCATCGCAGGAAGAAATCCAACAAAGTATTGAAGATAAATTACTGCAAGCACTTCTGAAAACAAATTTAACAGAATCTATTATTAGTTCAAAGTTTGAAAG GTGCAGCAGCAACAGTGAAGGCTTCAGCCCCTTTGACCAAGTAATCTCTATCATAGTCCGAAGTAATCTTAAGTCTGGCCTGGGAGTCATTCCTCCAGACAAAAAAGCAGGGTCAGCAGTGGAAGAGAACCCAACATTGCCTCTGTGTGCAGAAGAGAATGGCGAGCAGGAGATTGATTACACAAGAGTAGTGAATGAAG CTTTACCCATGGAGATTCGGCTGCTGGCTTGGTGTCCAGTTCAGGCTGGATATTCGCCCAAATCTAAGAGCCCCATAAAAACCTTCAAGTATTTTTTTCCAAGAGGAAGCTTGAATATTGAG CTCATGAATGAAGCCGCTCAACACCTCATCGGGCGAAACGACTTTAGAAATTTTTACAGCAAGGAGACAGTCAAAGATCTTGGTAGTGTCAGCAGGAACATAATCTCGTCCACTGTATTGCCAACTTGCTGTGACCTCAAGGCTCTCTACAGTGAATCCTGCCAATGTGCCAGCAACCCTAAGGAAAAGGATAGTGAGCCCAAGGAGAACGTTGTACATAGGCCAGCCCGAGGAGATCAAAGGAGAGGGAAGCGTCTTGAAAACGCTCCTGAAGTGACACTCAGGAGAGCAGATGATAAGGATGTAGGGGGTCAGAGTAATAGAGAGGAAGGATACGACATGTGTGTGGCAACCCTCAAAGGAGAGGACTTTCTGTgcgaggaagtgaggaagatcATGGCACTGCTCTTCAGCGTGGGAGTGGGGAAGGCAGAGCCGGATTCTGTTGTGGCAATGTTGGATGCTAGCAAACAGCCAAG AAAGAAACAGCACTTGATTACAAGTGAAGTACCACTGGTCCTCTTCAAAGCAGTTTATGAAGAAGAGGGCTGGCACTGGGATAGCAAAGCTCTGCGGCAGGTGATTTCACAACTTCAGGCTTTCTGGATGCAGCAGGCTGTTCG AGCCAGTGCTATGAGACACATCCTTAAGGACTTGGAGAACCAGTACTCCATCATCTCCAGAAAAGACCTAATTGATCCTCTACCTCAGGATCAGTGTGAAAATTTAGTCGGCAAAGACTCCTCCTCAGTGTTTCAGATTGTTGCCAAAACCACTCAGAATG ATCATGAATACTCCACATCCAAGCCCAGTGCAGCTGGGAATGACAACAAAAATCAAG ACGAGGCAGACTTCAACCACACTGCCACCCTTCTGTTGATCGAATTCATCCGCCAGAGATTCCAGAGGTTTCTCCTGATACACTCCCGTGCTGTGGTGTACAGGGAGGTGCAGGAGGAACTGTGTTTCAGGGGCTTTTCCTTTACCATTGAGAAGATCAGGAGGAAGTGGAATAACCTGATCACTACATAccggagaataaaggagaagaacagCGAAGATCCGAAAGTCAAAATAATGTGGGATTACTTCCAG CTACTGGATGATCTTTTAGGAACAACAGTTCTCACTGTGCCACCAGAATGTGAAGTTCAAAGTGGTAATAGCAGTGGCAGTAAAGGTCCTGTGGCACCCCAGTCTACCCTCCAAACTGAGGAAGTGCCTCTGACAAAACCAGCCTCCCCAGCAAAGGCATCAGCCCCTTCAAAACTTGCTTCAACACCCACTAAAGCCCATTCTCCAGAGAAGATGGAGGCACCGAAAAATTCCCAGGTCTTCCGTCCAAATGTCCCTATCAAGTCTGAAGAAAGAGCCGAACCACCAGTTATCCACATAGTGCAGTCTTCAGCAGGTACAACACTCACTGTGCCTCCAAGGTCACCCAGTGCACCCCTGCATAGTGAAAAGACAGTTGTGCTGCAGACCTCAACACCTAGGGTAGAGAAAGTACAAGTCAATGGCAAGGCGTCTGACCCATCAACAGTCTTCCTTGAATATCAGATTGAGCAAGGGGAGCGGCGGCTGGATGTCATGGATGAGTATTTCGAGTACATGAAGGAAAGGTTAACAAAGAAAATGGAGTACAAACGGGAGAAAGCCCTGAGGGACAGCAAGAGTATCAAAGTGCTTCGGGAAATTGGAGATGCTTCTGAAAACCTGAAGAAGGGTTTGCTGGAAGTGAAGGCTCCTGAGGGAATAAAAGCAACTGGAGAGTGTTAG
- the LOC125039493 gene encoding leukocyte elastase inhibitor-like has translation MKTVLLVSALGLWAGVTSQCLSRNDNQVPPSQPDLDHILPFSVGLFKELVSSSGNFFFSPYSIWTALVLTYFGAETNTKAQMEQVLQLTNKEETLALYRALNEGSHENNENYTLNTANRIFVEEDSGIRPCIQQVLPRELQRLNFRQPAVAAEFINSFVKNATNGKIKQVVNAALFSKVKMLIVNAIYFKGLWEHQFRIADTFKDEFFTTPTQVSMVDMMTQRAYFRNGVSKELDADVVELPYRGGAASLVVLLPRNKRTGDELDRMLQRLTPAALASAVRNLEIREIILTLPKFKFEKGLSSELKEALMRMGIRDLFNAEADLSSFGKSLFASDVAHKAVIEVNEEGSEAAAATVVLLDIRVSPPMIYCNRPFLFFIRDNVVNNILFMGVFREPQP, from the exons ATGAAGACTGTACTGTTGGTCTCCGCGCTGGGCCTCTGGGCAGGGGTCACTTCCCAGTGCCTCTCCAGGAATGACAACCAGGTTCCTCCCAGCCAGCCAGACCTCGACCACATCCTGCCCTTCAGCGTCGGCCTCTTCAAGGAACTCGTGTCCTCGTCGGGCAACTTCTTCTTCTCGCCCTACAGCATCTGGACCGCCCTCGTTCTCACCTATTTCGGCGCCGAGACCAACACGAAGGCCCAAATGGAGCAGGTACTTCAACTGACGAACAAAGAGGAGACTCTCGCGTTGTACCGAGCTTTGAATGAGGG ATCGCATGAAAACAACGAAAACTACACTCTCAACACTGCTAACAGAATCTTCGTCGAGGAAGACTCCGGGATCCGCCCTTGCATACAACAGGTCCTGCCACGAGAGTTGCAGCGACTGAACTTTAGACAG CCTGCCGTGGCCGCTGAGTTCATCAACTCCTTCGTCAAGAACGCCACGAATGGGAAAATCAAACAGGTAGTGAATGCGGCCTTGTTCAGCAAGGTAAAAATGCTGATTGTCAACGCCATCTACTTCAAGGGCCTGTGGGAGCACCAGTTCAGAATAGCAGACACCTTCAAGGATGAGTTTTTCACTACCCCAACGCAAGTGTCTATGGTCGATATGATGACACAACGGGCCTATTTCAGGAACG GCGTCTCGAAGGAGCTGGACGCCGACGTGGTGGAGCTGCCGTACCGCGGAGGCGCCGCGTCGCTGGTAGTGCTCCTTCCGCGGAACAAACGGACAGGAGACGAGCTCGACCGGATGCTCCAGCGCCTCACCCCcgccgccctcgcctccgccgTCAGGAATTTAGAAATCCGTGAAATAATTCTAACCCTGCCTAAGTTCAAATTCGAGAAGGGTCTCTCGTCTGAGCTCAAAGAG GCTCTAATGCGCATGGGGATCCGTGATTTGTTCAACGCCGAGGCCGACCTCTCGTCCTTTGGCAAATCCCTCTTCGCGTCCGACGTCGCTCACAAGGCCGTGATAGAGGTCAACGAGGAAGGGTCAGAGGCCGCGGCAGCCACGGTAGTGCTGCTCGACATCCGCGTCTCCCCGCCAATGATCTACTGTAACAGGCCGTTCTTGTTCTTCATTCGAGACAATGTTGTGAACAATATCCTGTTCATGGGGGTTTTCAGGGAACCTCAGCCGTAA